A genomic window from Eptesicus fuscus isolate TK198812 chromosome 19, DD_ASM_mEF_20220401, whole genome shotgun sequence includes:
- the TMEM64 gene encoding transmembrane protein 64: MKFITIGAKASWLNTLNLRTTGRADASTGRADATAGDTELPGPAAGGRAGARTPVWAPGPAASELPAERTARGRPGVGVAAVGRARCGRGLALGCALAALGLASLALARRALRHLLRWAEGLPPPLGPLLFALGFVAVSFPCAWGYLALSVAAGYLYGFAPGLALVAAGALLGTGLAHVVCRRLLAARVAARVRGSERLSAVVRVVQGAGGLKVVALARLTPIPFGLQNAVFSMTELPLPSYLLASSAGLLPTQLLNSYLGTTLRTMEDVIAEQTVSGYVVFCLQVVVSVGLMFYVVHRAQGELKAALVACEVELEAPLVSGGQPDGGVDVV; encoded by the exons TTTATAACTATTGGCGCCAAGGCCAGCTGGCTGAACACGCTGAACCTGCGCACCACGGGCCGGGCCGATGCCAGTACAGGCCGGGCCGATGCCA CTGCGGGCGACACCGAGCTGCCGGGCCctgcggcgggcgggcgggcgggcgcgagGACCCCGGTCTGGGCGCCCGGCCCCGCGGCCTCGGAGCTGCCGGCTGAGCGCACGGCCCGGGGGCGACCCGGGGTCGGCGTGGCCGCGGTGGGGCGCGCGCGCTGCGGCCGGGGCCTGGCGCTGGGCTGCGCGCTGGCGGCGCTGGGCCTGGCCTCGCTGGCGCTGGCCCGCCGCGCGCTGCGGCACCTGCTGCGCTGGGCCGAGGGCCTGCCGCCGCCGCTGGGCCCGCTGCTCTTCGCGCTGGGCTTCGTGGCGGTGTCCTTCCCCTGCGCCTGGGGCTACCTGGCGCTCAGCGTGGCCGCCGGCTACCTGTACGGCTTCGCGCCGGGCCTGGCGCTCGTGGCGGCGGGCGCGCTGCTCGGCACCGGCCTGGCGCACGTGGTCTGCCGGCGGCTGCTGGCGGCGCGCGTGGCTGCCCGGGTGCGAGGCAGCGAGCGGCTCAGCGCCGTCGTGCGCGTGGTGCAGGGCGCCGGCGGCCTCAAGGTGGTGGCGCTGGCCCGGCTGACGCCCATCCCGTTCGGGCTGCAGAACGCGGTGTTCTCG ATGACCGAGCTCCCCTTACCCAGCTACCTGCTGGCGTCCTCGGCAGGGCTGCTGCCCACCCAGCTCCTGAACTCCTACCTGGGCACCACTCTGCGGACCATGGAAGATGTCATTGCCGAGCAGACGGTGAGCGGATATGTGGTGTTTTGTTTACAG GTTGTCGTCAGCGTCGGCCTCATGTTCTACGTGGTCCATCGAGCGCAAGGGGAGCTGAAGGCGGCGCTGGTCGCCTGTGAGGTGGAGCTGGAAGCTCCGCTGGTGAGCGGTGGGCAGCCGGACGGCGGCGTCGACGTCGTGTGA